The Chitinivibrionia bacterium DNA segment TACCCACGACAAAGTTATAGGCGTATAAGAAAAATCAAGTTCTTTTATGGCATTATCTTCTTTAATGCCGGACTTAATCTCTTTTTCACGAAGTTTTCTTATCACTTTTTCGCCGTCGTTGTTTATCTTAATAATAGTTTCGGGAATGTCGATTTTTGCATTTTTCTTTCGGGTTTCATAAATTACCGCACCCAAAAGACAACAAATATCTTCAGGCGAAAGCAAATCAAAACACCGAGTGTAATAAAGTTGCGCCGCCTGAATTTCGTAGCCGCTGACCGCCATTGCAAGTTTGCCCTTTGGTGTTAAGTTTTGCCCATCCAAAAAGCCTTCGCTTTGCAAAAATTCTATGCGGCGTCTTATCTGGTTCTCCTCTTTTTGATACGAGGTAGAAATAATAAAATCCCCGCCTTTAAAATTTCTCAGACTTTTGCGGAAAATGTCGAATGCGCCCTCGCCGTGCCTGCTGTAAAGCGAAAGAATGGTCGAATATTGCGCAAAAAAACGACTTCTGATAGGCTCGCTTTTACCGAAAAACAAACGTTTTACCTCTTTGGGGTCGGTAATTTCGGGAACAATATGACAATAAACATTACCCTCTTTGTCCATTCCGCGACGCCCTGCACGCCCTGCCATCTGCAAATACGAGCGATTTGTAAGATATTCAAATTCCACACCGTTAAATTTTTCTATTTCGTCAAAAATTACCGAGCGTGCAGGCATATTTACGCCCAAAGCAAAGGTTTCGGTACAAAACAAAATTTTTATTAGCCCCGTCGAAAAGAGACGCTCCACAATCTCTTTCGCCGCAGGTATTATTCCCGCGTGATGATAGGCAATTCCCGCTTTCCACAGGTGTTTCATTGAGTCCAGCTTGGCATAATCGGCTATTCCGTAGCAACCGACCAATTCATCGACCATTATTGATAATTTTTGTTTTTCGTCTTCACTCAAAAGTTGAAGGCGGCAGTTATCGAGAGCGTTTTTTTCGCAAGATTTTCGATTAAAACAGAAATAAAGTA contains these protein-coding regions:
- a CDS encoding DEAD/DEAH box helicase — encoded protein: MMEYLGHKLDAFQEQAIIALDEGNSVLVSAPTGCGKTLIAEYAVEKSLNEGKRVIYTAPIKALSNQKYRDFRIRFGESAVGIHTGDVTINPTAPILIMTTEIFRNMILEQSNRLDDVLYTIFDEVHFIDDEERGTVWEESIILAPENIRFLCLSATVPNIDQLAEWMQAVRKGSKFVVIKEYERVVPLKYHLFSGRYGEVSLKYLERKYVWDKKKRRKMRFAKPNCRKVIDFVRAKNGSPILYFCFNRKSCEKNALDNCRLQLLSEDEKQKLSIMVDELVGCYGIADYAKLDSMKHLWKAGIAYHHAGIIPAAKEIVERLFSTGLIKILFCTETFALGVNMPARSVIFDEIEKFNGVEFEYLTNRSYLQMAGRAGRRGMDKEGNVYCHIVPEITDPKEVKRLFFGKSEPIRSRFFAQYSTILSLYSRHGEGAFDIFRKSLRNFKGGDFIISTSYQKEENQIRRRIEFLQSEGFLDGQNLTPKGKLAMAVSGYEIQAAQLYYTRCFDLLSPEDICCLLGAVIYETRKKNAKIDIPETIIKINNDGEKVIRKLREKEIKSGIKEDNAIKELDFSYTPITLSWVKGGDLEKIGSFSIPEGDIIRHFRMIVQLIKVIKLHIEDPVTIENLNSAMRLINRGAVDAEAELGVEVSSLSK